From the Syntrophomonadaceae bacterium genome, one window contains:
- the trmFO gene encoding methylenetetrahydrofolate--tRNA-(uracil(54)-C(5))-methyltransferase (FADH(2)-oxidizing) TrmFO, with protein sequence MITIIGGGLAGAEAAWQIALNNIPVQLYEMRPVKSTPVHHTDLLAELVCSNSLRAENTENAIGLLKAEMKRLNSLIIECAYQHRVPAGGTLAVDRFAFSQEVTNRIAAHPKITLLRREITELPETGITIIATGPLTSRELSDTIAKMTGHEYCYFYDAASPVVLGETIDFSRAFWASRYGKGGNDYINCPMDEEEYRSFYTELINAERFPLHCFEKEVNFEGCLPIEVLAKRGYQTPLFGPMKPVGLFDPKSGKRPYAVVQLRRDNKAGTLYNMVGFQTNLKWNEQARIFKMIPGLQDAEFVRFGVMHRNTFINSPLLLKPTLQTHWNENLLFAGQITGVEGYLESAATGLVAGINATKILKGQEPLVFPSSTAHGALCSYITAGAVADVFQPMNVNFGLFPPLDRPVQGKKERGKAMAQRSLEVLARFIEENKMGQRN encoded by the coding sequence ATGATTACAATTATAGGTGGCGGGCTGGCTGGTGCCGAGGCTGCATGGCAAATTGCCCTAAATAACATCCCTGTTCAGCTTTATGAAATGAGGCCGGTTAAATCCACTCCTGTTCACCATACCGATCTATTAGCAGAATTGGTTTGCAGCAACTCTTTACGAGCTGAAAACACCGAAAATGCTATTGGGTTATTGAAAGCAGAAATGAAGAGGCTAAACTCTCTGATTATAGAGTGCGCTTATCAACACAGGGTTCCTGCAGGCGGAACCCTGGCTGTGGACAGGTTTGCCTTCTCCCAGGAGGTAACTAACCGGATTGCCGCTCATCCAAAGATAACCCTGCTTCGGAGGGAAATAACCGAATTGCCAGAGACCGGTATTACTATTATTGCTACCGGGCCGTTGACTTCCCGAGAATTATCCGATACCATTGCAAAAATGACGGGCCACGAATACTGTTATTTTTATGACGCTGCTTCCCCGGTAGTCCTTGGTGAAACAATAGACTTTTCCAGGGCTTTTTGGGCTTCCAGATATGGCAAAGGAGGAAATGACTATATTAACTGCCCTATGGACGAAGAGGAATATCGATCATTTTATACTGAGCTCATCAACGCTGAGCGCTTTCCGCTGCATTGTTTTGAAAAGGAAGTTAACTTTGAAGGTTGTTTGCCCATAGAAGTGTTAGCTAAAAGGGGATACCAGACACCGCTATTTGGACCAATGAAGCCGGTGGGATTATTTGACCCTAAAAGTGGCAAACGACCTTATGCAGTTGTCCAGCTCAGGCGGGACAATAAAGCAGGAACCCTTTATAATATGGTTGGTTTTCAAACAAATCTCAAATGGAATGAACAAGCCAGAATTTTCAAGATGATACCAGGCTTACAGGATGCAGAATTTGTAAGGTTTGGGGTAATGCATCGCAATACCTTTATCAACAGCCCACTTCTTTTAAAACCTACTTTACAGACCCATTGGAATGAAAACTTGCTTTTTGCTGGTCAGATCACTGGTGTGGAGGGGTATTTGGAATCAGCTGCTACAGGTTTGGTAGCAGGTATAAATGCTACAAAAATTTTAAAAGGGCAAGAACCCCTTGTGTTTCCATCATCCACTGCCCATGGCGCATTATGCAGTTATATTACCGCTGGTGCTGTAGCAGATGTTTTTCAACCGATGAATGTTAATTTCGGTTTATTCCCGCCTTTGGACAGGCCAGTACAGGGAAAAAAGGAACGGGGAAAGGCGATGGCCCAGCGTTCCCTGGAGGTATTAGCCAGGTTCATCGAAGAAAACAAAATGGGGCAAAGGAACTAA
- the hslU gene encoding ATP-dependent protease ATPase subunit HslU: protein MMENLTPKQIVAELDKYIVGQDEAKRSVAVALRTRYRRRQLPDHMQEEITPKNIILIGPTGVGKTEIARRLAKLVNAPFIKIEASKFTEVGYVGRDVDSMVRDLVETSIRMVKQEKNQMVFAKAQTAAEARLLEITAPLPGDENPAKNPFEALFGGQGNIGSSEQDSFYQQKVRRAEEIRRMMAQKLQNGELENELIEIEVEDSQAAPMGFFGGAGIEEIGINLQEIFGGLMPKKKKKRKLPLKEARTVLIQQETEKLIDPEETIAEAVKRAEQEGIIFLDEIDKIAAVEKGAGPDVSRGGVQRDILPIVEGSTVMTKYGPVKTDFILFIAAGAFHVSKPSDLIPELQGRFPIRVELGSLSVEHFIQILQEPKNSLLKQYIALLSTEGVNIEFTQDSIAEIAEIAYTVNKQTENIGARRLHTILEKVLQDLSFAAPEMKGACISIDKNYVKEKLADVLLSRDLSHYIL from the coding sequence CTGATGGAAAATCTTACGCCCAAGCAAATAGTTGCTGAACTGGATAAATATATAGTGGGACAGGATGAGGCTAAAAGAAGTGTGGCAGTTGCCTTGCGCACACGCTATAGAAGGAGGCAACTCCCCGATCATATGCAGGAAGAAATAACCCCGAAAAATATAATTCTGATTGGCCCCACTGGAGTTGGGAAGACAGAGATTGCCAGGAGATTGGCTAAACTAGTTAATGCTCCCTTTATAAAAATAGAAGCAAGCAAATTTACAGAAGTTGGTTATGTTGGCCGGGATGTGGATTCAATGGTGCGAGATCTGGTAGAAACCTCGATCAGAATGGTTAAACAGGAAAAAAATCAAATGGTATTTGCAAAAGCCCAAACTGCAGCAGAAGCCCGGCTACTAGAAATAACTGCTCCATTACCAGGGGATGAAAATCCGGCAAAAAATCCTTTTGAAGCCCTGTTTGGTGGACAGGGAAACATTGGAAGCAGTGAACAAGACTCATTTTATCAACAAAAAGTCCGGCGAGCGGAAGAGATAAGGCGAATGATGGCCCAAAAATTACAAAATGGTGAGTTGGAAAATGAACTTATTGAAATTGAAGTTGAAGATAGCCAGGCAGCTCCTATGGGATTTTTTGGCGGTGCTGGCATTGAAGAAATCGGTATTAATCTCCAGGAAATATTCGGCGGCTTAATGCCAAAGAAAAAGAAAAAACGCAAGCTTCCATTAAAGGAGGCACGTACTGTTTTGATCCAACAAGAGACAGAAAAGCTAATTGATCCTGAAGAGACGATTGCAGAGGCTGTTAAGCGGGCAGAACAGGAAGGCATCATTTTTCTGGATGAAATTGACAAGATTGCAGCCGTAGAAAAGGGTGCTGGCCCTGATGTTTCCCGTGGCGGTGTCCAAAGAGATATTTTGCCTATTGTTGAGGGCAGCACAGTGATGACTAAATACGGTCCGGTAAAAACAGATTTCATTTTATTTATTGCAGCAGGCGCTTTTCACGTTTCCAAACCTTCAGATTTAATTCCCGAACTACAGGGCAGGTTTCCAATTAGAGTCGAATTAGGAAGTTTGTCAGTGGAGCATTTTATCCAAATATTACAAGAACCCAAGAACTCCTTGTTAAAACAATATATCGCGTTATTGTCGACTGAAGGAGTAAATATCGAATTCACACAAGATTCTATTGCAGAGATTGCTGAAATTGCTTATACTGTTAATAAACAAACAGAGAATATCGGTGCTCGCCGTCTGCATACCATTTTGGAGAAGGTTTTGCAGGATTTATCATTTGCGGCTCCAGAAATGAAAGGGGCTTGTATCAGTATAGACAAAAACTATGTAAAAGAAAAATTAGCTGACGTCCTGTTAAGCCGGGATCTTAGCCATTACATTTTGTGA
- a CDS encoding UMP kinase yields MVKPKYNRVVLKLSGEALAGSLGYGIDQEILQTIARQVKEVKQHNVEVVIVVGGGNLWRGVAGSAKGMDRATADYMGMLATVMNSLALQDALEQQGVHTRVQTAIEMRQIAEPYIRRRAIRHLEKGRVVIFAAGTGNPYFSTDTAAALRAAEIEADVILMAKRVDGVYDADPVINPGAKRYCNLQYIEVLNKGLGVMDATAASLCMDNNIPLIVFNLNEKGNILRVILGEKIGTYVGRDIE; encoded by the coding sequence ATGGTTAAACCCAAATATAACCGAGTTGTTTTGAAGCTAAGCGGCGAAGCCCTGGCGGGCAGTTTAGGATATGGTATTGATCAGGAAATACTGCAAACCATAGCGCGGCAAGTTAAGGAAGTAAAACAACATAATGTGGAAGTAGTAATTGTAGTTGGTGGGGGTAATCTCTGGCGAGGGGTTGCAGGAAGCGCCAAAGGAATGGACCGGGCAACTGCTGACTATATGGGTATGCTGGCAACGGTTATGAACTCTCTTGCCCTGCAAGACGCTCTTGAACAACAAGGCGTGCATACCCGGGTTCAAACAGCCATCGAGATGAGACAAATTGCCGAACCTTATATTCGGCGCAGAGCAATTCGTCACTTGGAGAAGGGACGAGTAGTCATTTTCGCTGCCGGAACAGGTAACCCCTATTTTTCTACTGATACTGCAGCTGCTTTAAGAGCCGCTGAAATTGAAGCAGATGTTATTCTCATGGCTAAGCGGGTAGATGGGGTTTATGATGCTGACCCGGTGATAAATCCTGGTGCGAAGCGATACTGCAATCTGCAATACATTGAAGTTTTAAATAAAGGACTTGGGGTTATGGATGCAACCGCAGCTTCGCTTTGCATGGATAACAATATTCCACTTATCGTGTTCAACTTAAATGAAAAAGGGAATATTTTAAGAGTTATATTGGGTGAAAAAATTGGGACCTATGTAGGGAGGGATATAGAGTGA
- the topA gene encoding type I DNA topoisomerase has protein sequence MSKVLVIVESPAKAKTISRFLGKKYLVKASMGHVRDLPKSQLGVDVEAGFEPKYITIRGKGEITKELKGAAKNAEQVLLATDPDREGEAIAWHLQQVLEISAKEACRIEFNEITKTAISAAVKKPRPVNLNLVDAQQARRILDRLVGYSLSPLLWRKVKKGLSAGRVQSVAVKLIADREEEISRFEPEEYWSLTAGLKQGKKGPLFHAKLVKEGEQGISITNKEAMDRILHLLRDKTFSVAAVKTREKHKNPAAPFITSSLQQEAYRKLNFTARKTMMVAQQLYEGIDLGKKEGITGLITYIRTDSTRISNQAQDEAFKYISEKYGKEYLPPKPRQFTGKKQAQDAHEAIRPSYVLLTPDEVKGKLTPDQYKLYRLIWSRFVASQMAAAVLDITTAEIKAGDFFFRVSGSIIRFPGFLQVYEAEETASEDENGQIPELNEGTVLILEGLHPKQHFTQPPPRYSEASLVKALEEKGIGRPSTYAPIIETILSRGYVAREQKQFLPTELGMIVIELLSKYFSEIVDVEFTAGMEQKLDHVEEGEVDWKQAVDDFYRSFKKMLVTADKEIEQVQLADEITDEICEKCGRNMVLKLGRFGKFLACPGFPECRNTKPLLENTGVNCPLCSSAIVVRRTKKGRKFFGCFAFPDCEYTSWHKPTMHDCPQCKQRMVEKSTKQGIQVVCQGPNCGFRLEEKDDHKQ, from the coding sequence TTGTCAAAAGTGCTGGTAATTGTGGAGTCTCCGGCAAAAGCAAAGACAATCTCCAGGTTTCTGGGGAAAAAATACTTGGTCAAGGCCTCGATGGGCCATGTGCGGGATCTGCCTAAAAGTCAACTTGGGGTTGATGTTGAAGCAGGCTTTGAACCTAAATATATTACCATTCGCGGAAAAGGTGAAATAACTAAAGAGCTGAAAGGTGCTGCAAAAAACGCTGAACAGGTCTTGCTGGCAACTGACCCGGACCGTGAGGGTGAAGCGATAGCCTGGCATTTACAACAGGTTTTGGAGATCAGTGCAAAAGAGGCCTGCAGGATCGAGTTTAACGAAATTACCAAAACAGCCATCTCTGCAGCAGTAAAGAAACCCCGGCCCGTAAATCTGAATTTAGTTGACGCTCAGCAAGCCAGGAGGATTTTAGATCGACTGGTAGGTTACTCGCTAAGCCCACTGCTTTGGCGAAAGGTAAAAAAAGGGCTAAGTGCAGGCAGAGTTCAATCTGTAGCTGTGAAATTGATTGCCGATCGGGAAGAGGAAATATCTCGCTTCGAGCCAGAAGAATACTGGAGTTTAACTGCAGGTTTAAAACAAGGAAAGAAAGGTCCTCTTTTTCATGCCAAGCTGGTAAAAGAAGGGGAACAAGGCATTTCAATCACTAACAAAGAAGCAATGGACCGGATTTTGCACCTCTTGCGAGATAAGACTTTTAGTGTAGCTGCAGTAAAGACCAGAGAGAAACACAAAAATCCAGCAGCACCTTTTATTACCAGTAGCTTGCAGCAAGAAGCATACCGAAAGCTAAATTTTACCGCCAGAAAGACAATGATGGTTGCCCAACAGCTTTATGAGGGAATTGACCTGGGTAAAAAGGAAGGAATTACTGGTCTCATAACTTATATCAGGACTGACTCCACCCGGATATCTAACCAGGCTCAAGATGAAGCTTTCAAATATATTTCCGAAAAATATGGTAAAGAGTACCTGCCGCCTAAACCCAGGCAATTTACAGGAAAGAAGCAGGCACAAGATGCCCATGAGGCTATCCGTCCAAGTTACGTTCTGCTTACGCCAGATGAGGTGAAGGGGAAACTCACTCCTGATCAATATAAACTTTACAGGTTAATCTGGTCCCGTTTTGTTGCCAGCCAAATGGCCGCAGCGGTTCTCGACATAACCACAGCGGAAATAAAAGCCGGAGATTTTTTCTTCCGGGTTAGCGGCTCAATAATAAGGTTTCCAGGCTTTTTGCAGGTTTACGAAGCCGAGGAAACAGCAAGTGAGGACGAAAATGGACAAATACCGGAATTGAATGAGGGCACTGTTCTAATTCTGGAAGGTTTACACCCTAAGCAGCATTTTACTCAGCCGCCTCCACGCTACTCGGAAGCCTCCCTGGTAAAAGCTTTAGAGGAAAAGGGGATCGGGCGCCCGAGCACCTATGCTCCAATTATAGAAACAATTCTTAGCCGGGGTTATGTTGCTCGTGAACAAAAACAGTTTTTGCCAACTGAGTTGGGGATGATTGTTATTGAGCTGCTTTCCAAATACTTTTCGGAAATAGTTGATGTAGAGTTCACAGCCGGTATGGAACAAAAACTTGATCATGTTGAGGAGGGGGAAGTAGACTGGAAACAGGCAGTTGATGATTTCTACCGCTCTTTTAAAAAGATGCTTGTTACTGCCGATAAGGAAATAGAACAGGTTCAATTAGCTGATGAAATAACTGATGAGATATGCGAAAAGTGCGGCAGGAACATGGTTCTAAAGCTGGGCCGGTTCGGCAAGTTTTTAGCCTGTCCAGGTTTCCCTGAATGCCGAAACACCAAGCCTTTATTGGAGAATACTGGCGTTAATTGTCCTTTATGCTCTTCTGCGATAGTAGTCCGAAGAACAAAAAAAGGTAGAAAATTTTTTGGATGCTTTGCTTTTCCCGATTGTGAATATACTTCTTGGCATAAACCCACTATGCATGATTGTCCTCAATGCAAACAAAGGATGGTTGAAAAAAGTACAAAACAGGGCATTCAAGTGGTCTGTCAAGGGCCGAATTGCGGTTTTCGCCTTGAAGAAAAAGATGATCATAAACAATAG
- the tsf gene encoding translation elongation factor Ts, producing MISSVQVKELRERTGAGMMDCKRALESTQGNLEKAVEFLREKGLAAAAKKAGRITSEGAVEAYIHGGGRIGVLVEINCETDFVAKTDEFRELCKDIAMQIAASKPEHISRNEVSSAVVEKEKAILRIQALNEGKPEKIVDKMVEGRIEKYFKEVCLLEQPFIKDPDISVQDLISKKIAKIGENITVRRFSRFELGEGIAKKETNFAEEIAAMTKQVE from the coding sequence ATGATTTCATCTGTTCAAGTAAAAGAGCTGAGAGAACGTACAGGTGCTGGTATGATGGATTGCAAACGAGCCCTGGAATCGACCCAAGGGAATTTGGAAAAGGCAGTAGAATTTTTACGCGAAAAAGGCCTGGCAGCAGCCGCGAAAAAAGCAGGACGAATAACCTCTGAAGGCGCTGTCGAAGCTTACATACATGGCGGAGGAAGAATTGGCGTCTTAGTGGAAATTAACTGCGAAACAGATTTCGTGGCTAAGACGGATGAGTTTCGTGAATTATGTAAAGATATTGCCATGCAGATCGCTGCATCCAAACCTGAACATATTTCGAGAAATGAAGTTTCATCGGCAGTTGTTGAAAAGGAAAAGGCCATACTTAGAATACAGGCTCTTAATGAGGGCAAACCCGAGAAGATCGTTGACAAAATGGTTGAAGGAAGAATAGAAAAATACTTCAAAGAAGTATGCCTGCTCGAACAACCATTTATAAAGGATCCTGATATTAGTGTGCAAGATTTAATTTCAAAAAAAATCGCCAAGATTGGTGAAAATATAACTGTCCGGCGTTTTTCTCGTTTTGAGCTTGGTGAGGGTATCGCAAAGAAGGAGACTAATTTTGCTGAAGAAATCGCTGCAATGACCAAACAGGTGGAATAG
- the rpsB gene encoding 30S ribosomal protein S2 — protein sequence MGVISMKQLLEAGVHFGHQTRRWNPKMAPYIFTERNGIYIIDLQKTVRKVDEAYNFIRDTVQQGAKILFVGTKKQAQESVREEAIRSGMFFVNERWLGGMLTNFQTIRQRVNRLKELERMEDQGVFNVLPKKEVAQLVGEREKLQRFLGGIKEMETLPGALFVIDPRKEKIAIAEARRLGIPIVAIVDTNCDPDEVDYVIPGNDDAIRAVKLLTAKMADAVIEGALGQVEPEDAGEKGTDDEIA from the coding sequence ATGGGTGTAATTTCGATGAAGCAGTTGCTGGAGGCAGGTGTTCATTTTGGACACCAGACCAGACGTTGGAATCCCAAGATGGCTCCTTATATTTTTACTGAACGTAACGGTATTTATATTATTGATTTGCAGAAAACCGTTCGTAAAGTTGATGAAGCCTATAACTTTATAAGAGATACCGTACAGCAGGGTGCAAAAATCCTTTTTGTGGGGACAAAAAAACAAGCTCAAGAATCGGTAAGGGAAGAAGCTATCCGATCTGGCATGTTTTTTGTTAACGAGCGATGGCTGGGTGGCATGCTCACTAATTTCCAAACCATCCGTCAACGTGTCAACAGGTTGAAGGAATTGGAGCGGATGGAAGATCAGGGCGTCTTCAACGTTTTGCCCAAGAAAGAAGTGGCTCAACTCGTTGGCGAACGGGAAAAGCTTCAGCGCTTCTTGGGTGGAATAAAAGAGATGGAAACCTTACCAGGAGCACTATTTGTTATCGATCCCAGGAAAGAAAAAATCGCTATTGCCGAAGCAAGGCGATTAGGCATTCCAATTGTAGCTATTGTAGATACAAACTGTGATCCTGATGAAGTTGACTACGTCATTCCGGGGAATGACGATGCCATCAGGGCTGTAAAACTCCTAACTGCAAAAATGGCTGATGCTGTAATTGAAGGAGCTCTTGGTCAAGTTGAACCTGAGGATGCTGGCGAAAAAGGAACCGATGATGAAATAGCATAA
- the codY gene encoding GTP-sensing pleiotropic transcriptional regulator CodY: MENLLEKTRKINRLLQKAAGNPVDFEEMAIVLRDVITSNVYIVSRQGLILGYALIEGFSCEIVEDIVYRSERFPEHYNEELLRINETNANFSQSSNNCVFTLEKECIFNDKLITVVPIIGGGQRLGTLVLAKFNVKFTHEDLVLAEYGATVVGMEILRSKAERIEDEARKRAAVHVALGTLSYSELEAVEHIFAELEGDEGVLVASKIADRAGITRSVIVNALRKFESAGVIESKSLGMKGTYIRVLNDNLLEELAKMRH, translated from the coding sequence ATGGAGAATTTACTTGAAAAAACCCGAAAGATTAATCGATTGCTGCAAAAAGCCGCCGGCAACCCGGTGGATTTTGAAGAAATGGCGATTGTCCTCAGGGACGTGATCACATCCAATGTTTATATCGTTAGCCGTCAGGGGCTGATACTAGGCTATGCCCTTATTGAAGGTTTCTCCTGCGAAATAGTGGAAGACATTGTGTACCGCTCTGAACGTTTCCCTGAGCACTATAATGAGGAACTATTAAGAATTAATGAAACAAACGCAAATTTCTCCCAATCCTCAAATAACTGTGTGTTCACCCTCGAAAAAGAATGCATCTTTAATGACAAACTAATAACCGTTGTTCCTATAATCGGCGGCGGCCAGCGTTTAGGCACTTTGGTTTTAGCTAAATTTAATGTAAAATTCACTCATGAGGATTTGGTTCTTGCTGAGTATGGTGCAACTGTTGTCGGGATGGAAATATTGCGTTCAAAAGCTGAAAGGATTGAAGATGAGGCCAGAAAAAGAGCTGCCGTGCATGTGGCTTTAGGTACACTATCTTATTCTGAGTTAGAAGCTGTTGAGCATATTTTCGCTGAATTGGAAGGCGATGAGGGTGTTCTGGTTGCCAGCAAGATTGCTGACAGGGCTGGCATCACCAGGTCAGTAATTGTGAATGCCCTGCGCAAGTTTGAAAGCGCCGGAGTGATTGAATCCAAGTCCCTGGGAATGAAGGGTACCTATATTAGGGTTTTAAACGATAACCTGCTTGAAGAATTAGCGAAAATGCGCCATTAA
- the dprA gene encoding DNA-processing protein DprA, protein MGKEENKIYLVALISAPSINTKSCAKLCHWFGSPRAAWEANDKELKPIFEGKAEAMEQFIHYRKTNTPEKLWAKIETEDVWVTSIEDETYPIPLKTIQDPPLVLFGKGKCLSYEKAVAIVGSRKATYYGKHVAETLARGLSDEGFLIVSGMARGIDTAAHLGALKSNGITTAVLGCGLDIVYPPENRELMERIQKLGTVMSEFPLGTRPESWNFPARNRIISGLCLGVIVVEATEKSGALITVDYALDQGKDVFAVPGPITSPNSAATNQLIKEGAKMVTSTQDILEEYKLPAQVAFKWGEEKPPMNLTPDEQKVFSALGSMPIHGDALVQSLALQASTVQSILLHLELKGLAKQLPGKYFVKSY, encoded by the coding sequence GTGGGGAAAGAAGAAAATAAAATTTATTTGGTTGCCCTTATTTCCGCTCCATCAATAAATACTAAAAGCTGCGCTAAACTCTGCCATTGGTTTGGCAGCCCTCGTGCAGCCTGGGAAGCCAATGATAAAGAACTCAAACCTATCTTTGAAGGAAAAGCTGAGGCGATGGAACAGTTTATTCATTACAGAAAGACAAACACCCCAGAAAAGTTGTGGGCCAAAATTGAAACAGAAGATGTCTGGGTCACGTCGATTGAGGATGAAACTTATCCCATCCCCTTAAAAACAATCCAGGATCCTCCCCTGGTGCTGTTTGGGAAAGGCAAATGCCTATCTTATGAGAAGGCTGTTGCAATTGTTGGTTCCCGTAAGGCAACCTATTATGGAAAACATGTAGCTGAAACCCTGGCCAGGGGACTGTCCGATGAGGGGTTCTTAATCGTTAGCGGTATGGCTAGAGGAATTGATACTGCCGCTCATCTGGGCGCTTTGAAGAGCAATGGGATAACAACTGCAGTGTTGGGGTGTGGTCTGGATATTGTATATCCACCGGAAAACAGAGAATTGATGGAAAGAATACAAAAACTAGGAACAGTAATGTCTGAATTTCCTCTTGGAACAAGGCCAGAATCTTGGAATTTTCCTGCTCGAAACCGGATCATCAGTGGCCTTTGTCTTGGGGTTATCGTAGTTGAAGCCACCGAGAAGAGTGGGGCACTTATTACAGTAGATTATGCCTTGGACCAGGGAAAGGACGTTTTTGCTGTCCCTGGTCCTATTACAAGCCCCAATAGTGCTGCTACTAACCAGTTGATTAAAGAGGGAGCTAAAATGGTAACCTCAACACAAGATATACTTGAGGAGTATAAGTTACCTGCCCAGGTCGCGTTCAAGTGGGGAGAAGAAAAACCTCCCATGAATTTAACACCAGATGAACAAAAAGTCTTCTCAGCTTTGGGTTCCATGCCGATTCACGGCGATGCTCTAGTCCAAAGTCTTGCTTTACAGGCTTCAACAGTTCAAAGCATTTTACTGCATCTGGAATTAAAAGGTTTAGCCAAACAGTTACCTGGGAAGTATTTTGTTAAAAGTTATTGA
- a CDS encoding tyrosine recombinase XerC, producing MNMKLELQDMLEKFNIYLNVEKGYSNFTVTGYQTDLMQFFTYVAEHEGWDFSTITPDRIHYLHIRSFLAVLLKQQAAKTTVARKLASLRAFYSYLRKKGFYSCNPVRNISTPRQEKKLPNFLELHQLEPLLDGAPTKSPLDLRNKAMWEVLYATGIRASELLSINLEDINLDAGFVRVSGKGAKERIVPFGQQARRAIQEYLIEGRSCLLYEKEATKALFLNCHGKRLSSRGLRHILSVEARELALEKKPRPHSFRHSFATHMLERGADLRVVQELLGHASLSSTQIYTHLSKKRLLNVYKNSHPRA from the coding sequence ATGAATATGAAGTTAGAGCTTCAAGATATGTTGGAGAAGTTTAATATTTACCTGAATGTTGAAAAAGGTTATTCTAACTTTACGGTAACAGGATATCAGACTGACCTCATGCAATTCTTTACTTACGTAGCTGAACATGAGGGATGGGATTTTTCCACCATAACTCCAGATAGAATCCACTATTTGCATATCAGATCTTTTTTAGCAGTTCTTCTTAAGCAGCAAGCAGCAAAGACTACTGTTGCCAGAAAACTGGCATCCTTGCGTGCTTTTTATAGTTACCTGCGCAAAAAAGGTTTTTATAGCTGCAACCCTGTTCGCAACATTTCAACTCCCCGGCAAGAAAAAAAGCTGCCTAATTTTCTTGAGCTCCATCAACTAGAGCCCCTTTTGGATGGGGCTCCCACGAAATCGCCGCTTGACCTGCGCAATAAGGCTATGTGGGAAGTGTTATACGCGACTGGGATTCGCGCCAGCGAATTGCTCTCCATCAATCTTGAGGATATAAATTTGGATGCTGGATTTGTCCGGGTTTCAGGGAAAGGTGCAAAGGAAAGAATTGTTCCTTTCGGCCAGCAGGCAAGAAGGGCAATTCAGGAATACCTGATTGAAGGGAGAAGTTGTCTGCTTTACGAAAAAGAGGCAACTAAGGCCTTATTTTTAAACTGTCATGGAAAGAGGTTATCAAGCAGAGGTTTACGGCATATCTTATCCGTTGAAGCCAGAGAGCTGGCCCTAGAAAAAAAGCCAAGACCTCATTCCTTCAGGCACTCCTTTGCAACGCATATGTTGGAGAGGGGAGCGGACCTGAGAGTAGTGCAGGAACTGCTTGGCCATGCCAGTTTATCATCTACTCAGATTTATACTCATTTGTCCAAAAAACGATTGTTAAATGTATATAAAAACAGCCATCCGCGGGCCTAG
- the hslV gene encoding ATP-dependent protease subunit HslV yields MFEGTTIVAVKNKNSLAVAGDGQVTMGNGIIMKHRAIKVRRLFKGEVIAGFAGSVADAFTLFERFEAKLEEYRGNLQRAAVELAKEWRTDKVLRRLEALMIVAGKDKLLIISGAGDIIEPDDGIAAIGSGGPYALAAARALARHTSLGPAEIVKEAMLIASSICAFTNSEIVVEEINAD; encoded by the coding sequence GTGTTTGAGGGAACAACTATTGTAGCGGTAAAAAACAAAAACAGCCTGGCTGTAGCCGGAGATGGCCAGGTTACCATGGGAAACGGGATTATCATGAAACACAGGGCAATCAAAGTCCGGCGGCTTTTTAAAGGAGAGGTTATTGCTGGTTTCGCTGGTTCGGTTGCCGATGCATTCACTCTTTTTGAAAGATTTGAGGCAAAACTAGAAGAATACAGAGGTAACCTTCAGCGCGCTGCTGTTGAATTAGCAAAAGAATGGAGAACGGATAAAGTGCTGCGCCGGCTAGAAGCATTGATGATTGTGGCGGGCAAGGATAAACTATTAATAATTTCAGGCGCAGGAGATATCATTGAACCAGACGACGGCATTGCAGCAATTGGCTCCGGTGGTCCGTATGCACTTGCTGCCGCAAGAGCCCTTGCAAGGCACACATCACTGGGGCCGGCGGAAATAGTGAAGGAGGCAATGCTAATCGCCTCTTCAATATGTGCCTTTACTAACAGTGAAATTGTGGTGGAAGAAATAAATGCTGACTAA